A region from the Triticum urartu cultivar G1812 chromosome 1, Tu2.1, whole genome shotgun sequence genome encodes:
- the LOC125546027 gene encoding uncharacterized protein LOC125546027, with product MASMGFSYAQVHVRQEKVRQRISQQEAANNSTVKNKNKSIGEEDKINKRNCDSWAAAGRVHPCASSTAAAAAAGPVPER from the coding sequence ATGGCTTCCATGGGGTTTAGCTATGCGCAGGTACATGTGCGGCAGGAGAAGGTCCGGCAGAGGATCAGCCAACAAGAAGCCGCCAACAACTCGACCGTGAAGAACAAGAACAAGAGTATCGGTGAAGAAGACAAGATCAACAAGAGAAACTGCGACTCATGGGCCGCCGCCGGCAGGGTGCATCCGTGCGCATCttccacggcggcggcggcggcggctgggccggtGCCGGAGAGGTGA
- the LOC125553567 gene encoding polygalacturonase ADPG1-like — MPTQTLDLRGYHRAVAAGRHRKLLEPSPGPSPEPSPAPSPAPSPAPSPEPSQSGESAVAEVDVASYGAVGDGQHDDTPAFREAWAAVCSSPQPATLVVPREKTYLVKQTTFSGKCRSPVTFRLDGKLVAPASRSAWPEENMRWWIMFRNVDGLTVTGDGTIDGNGEAWWKTSCRVDKKLKCSNAPMALLLSRCINLTVENIRLLNSQQIHMSVEDCQDVLLKGITITAPGDSPMNDGIHIARTKDIQVLDCDIKTGDDCMSIETGTENLYASRITCGPGHGISIGSLGDDNSEARVSNITIYKAHLSGTTNGARMKSWQGGKGYAKDVTFEDITMEEVHNPIIIDQNYCTSADPANPKPCKKQTSAVEFSNIRFKNIRGTSATKEAIKLDCSDTVPCRDILLQDVKLTFHDRGHKHRHASATSVCNNAKLTESGTNVDPKTC; from the coding sequence ATGCCTACTCAGACCCTCGACCTACGCGGCTACCACAGAGCAGTTGCTGCCGGGCGCCACCGCAAGCTACTCGAGCCTTCTCCCGGGCCTTCTCCCGAGCCTTCCCCCGCGCCCTCTCCCGCACCTTCTCCCGCGCCTTCTCCCGAGCCTTCTCAGAGTGGTGAAAGCGCCGTCGCCGAGGTCGACGTGGCGAGCTACGGAGCCGTCGGCGACGGCCAACACGACGACACGCCGGCGTTCCGGGAAGCATGGGCCGCGGTTTGCTCCTCGCCTCAGCCGGCCACCCTCGTGGTCCCCAGGGAGAAGACATACCTCGTGAAGCAGACCACCTTCTCGGGCAAGTGCAGGTCCCCGGTCACCTTCAGGCTGGACGGCAAGCTGGTTGCGCCCGCCAGCCGGTCGGCATGGCCCGAGGAGAACATGAGGTGGTGGATCATGTTCCGCAACGTCGACGGGCTCACCGTGACCGGCGACGGGACCATCGACGGCAACGGCGAGGCGTGGTGGAAGACCTCTTGCcgggtggacaagaagctcaagtgCAGCAACGCCCCGATGGCGCTGCTGCTCAGCAGGTGTATCAACCTCACGGTGGAGAACATCCGGCTCCTCAACAGCCAGCAGATCCACATGTCGGTCGAGGACTGCCAGGACGTGCTCCTCAAGGGCATCACCATCACCGCCCCCGGCGACAGCCCCATGAACGACGGGATCCACATTGCTCGCACCAAGGACATCCAGGTCCTGGATTGCGACATTAAAACAGGGGACGACTGCATGTCCATCGAGACCGGAACCGAAAACCTCTACGCTTCGAGGATAACCTGTGGCCCGGGACACGGGATCAGCATCGGGAGCTTAGGCGACGACAACTCGGAGGCCCGAGTCTCCAACATAACAATCTACAAGGCGCACCTCTCCGGCACGACCAACGGCGCGCGCATGAAGTCGTGGCAGGGAGGAAAAGGGTACGCCAAGGACGTCACCTTCGAGGACATAACCATGGAGGAGGTCCATAACCCCATAATCATCGACCAGAACTACTGCACATCGGCCGATCCCGCCAACCCTAAGCCGTGCAAGAAACAAACTTCGGCGGTGGAGTTCAGCAACATTCGGTTCAAGAACATACGGGGCACCAGCGCGACGAAAGAAGCTATCAAGCTGGACTGCAGCGACACCGTCCCATGCCGCGATATATTGTTGCAAGACGTGAAGCTTACATTTCATGACCGTGGGCACAAGCACAGGCACGCTTCCGCGACAAGTGTATGCAACAACGCCAAGCTAACCGAATCTGGCACCAATGTAGATCCCAAGACCTGCTga